In one Suricata suricatta isolate VVHF042 chromosome 9, meerkat_22Aug2017_6uvM2_HiC, whole genome shotgun sequence genomic region, the following are encoded:
- the TNFAIP8L3 gene encoding tumor necrosis factor alpha-induced protein 8-like protein 3, whose product MDSDSGEQSEGEPVTAAGPDVFSSKSLALQAQKKILSKIASKTVANMLIDDTSSEIFDELYKVTREHTHSKKEAHKIMKDLIKVAIKIGILYRHNQFSQEEVVIVEKLRKKLNQTAMTIVSFYEVEYTFDRNVLSKLLHECKDLVHELVQRHLTPRTHGRINHVFNHFADVEFLSTLYSLDGDCRPNLKRICEGINKLLDEKVL is encoded by the coding sequence GTCCTGATGTTTTTAGTTCAAAGAGCCTTGCCCTTCAAGCCCAGAAGAAGATCCTAAGCAAAATAGCCAGCAAAACCGTGGCAAACATGTTGATCGATGACACCAGCAGTGAGATCTTTGATGAGCTCTACAAAGTCACCAGAGAGCACACCCACAGCAAGAAGGAAGCCCACAAGATTATGAAAGACTTGATCAAGGTGGCAATCAAAATCGGAATCCTCTACCGGCACAACCAGTTCAGCCAGGAGGAGGTTGTTATCGTGGAGAAGCTCAGGAAGAAGCTGAACCAGACGGCCATGACCATTGTCAGCTTCTATGAGGTGGAGTACACCTTTGACAGGAACGTGCTCTCCAAGCTCCTGCATGAGTGCAAGGACCTGGTGCACGAACTGGTGCAGCGACACCTGACACCCAGGACCCACGGGCGCATCAACCACGTCTTCAACCACTTTGCCGACGTGGAGTTCCTCTCTACCCTTTATAGTCTGGATGGAGACTGTAGGCCCAACCTCAAGAGAATTTGTGAAGGAATCAATAAATTGCTAGATGAGAAAGTCCTCTGA